The following coding sequences are from one Amphiprion ocellaris isolate individual 3 ecotype Okinawa chromosome 19, ASM2253959v1, whole genome shotgun sequence window:
- the nfil3-6 gene encoding nuclear factor, interleukin 3 regulated, member 6 — MFEEESQEMRGQQEVTLLHSMESPAVVASGGGAGGSLSFTDEAVSILTSSSLLARSLLGRTSAIKRKESPTSSIRRKREFIPHDKKDDGYWDKRKKNNEAAKRSREKRRVNDMVLESRVLALLEENARLRAELLALKFRFGLVKDPSNTQILPLTTAPQHASQSLTPQYYLHRGESSSAAHPSSQPGQLSTRGSRDAGNMSEDSGFSTPGGSSVGSPIFFEDRLSDHGKLSPHRAEELGYDLHHSPADVHHAAGLGGGKLDQAEAMKNLPHKLRFKTPGSGDGGDPAGDSSSARRSPVHSVAGREGQRETVKGLSGGEAAAGHCASSWLQQLEGEEGRRGRQSPQYNVSTASYSLQSPPTQGQGDVQYRHENTYLKSQLNSLSEEVAQLKKLFTEQLMAKIN; from the coding sequence ATGTTTGAGGAGGAATCCCAGGAGATGAGAGGGCAGCAGGAAGTGACTCTCCTCCATAGCATGGAGTCACCTGCAGTAGTGGCTTCCggtggaggagcaggagggTCTCTGTCCTTCACAGATGAGGCCGTGTCCATCCTGACCTCCAGCAGCCTGCTGGCCCGGTCCCTGCTGGGTCGCACCTCGGCCATCAAACGCAAAGAGAGTCCCACTTCCAGCATCAGGCGCAAGCGCGAGTTCATCCCTCATGACAAAAAGGATGACGGCTACTGggacaagaggaagaagaacaacGAGGCGGCGAAGCGCTCGCGGGAGAAGCGGCGTGTGAACGACATGGTCCTGGAGAGCCGAGTGCTGGCGCTGCTGGAGGAGAACGCCCGCCTCAGGGCGGAGCTGCTGGCTCTCAAGTTCCGCTTCGGCCTGGTGAAAGACCCCTCCAACACCCAGATTCTGCCCCTCACCACGGCTCCTCAGCACGCCAGTCAAAGCTTGACTCCTCAGTATTATCTCCACAGAGGGGAAAGCTCCTCAGCAGCACATCCCAGCAGCCAGCCAGGCCAGCTGAGCACCAGGGGCTCCAGGGATGCTGGGAACATGTCAGAGGACTCTGGGTTCTCGACGCCCGGCGGGTCCAGCGTGGGCAGCCCGATCTTCTTTGAAGACCGGCTCAGTGATCATGGAAAATTATCCCCACACAGAGCGGAGGAGCTGGGCTACGACCTGCATCACTCGCCTGCTGACGTCCACCACGCTGCAGGACTCGGCGGAGGGAAGCTGGATCAAGCAGAGGCGATGAAAAACCTTCCTCACAAGCTCCGTTTCAAGACGCCTGGAAGTGGCGACGGGGGCGATCCTGCGGGGGACAGCAGCAGCGCCAGACGTAGTCCTGTACACTCTGTCGCGGGACGGGAAGGTCAGAGAGAGACCGTTAAAGGACTGAGCGGAGGCGAGGCGGCAGCGGGGCACTGTGCCAGCTCCTGGCTCCAGCAgctggagggggaggagggcaGGAGGGGGAGACAGTCCCCTCAGTACAACGTCTCCACCGCCAGCTACAGCCTCCAGTCTCCTCCCACGCAAGGACAGGGTGACGTCCAGTACCGGCATGAGAACACTTACCTGAAGTCGCAGCTCAACTCTCTGAGCGAGGAGGTGGCTCAGCTGAAGAAGCTTTTCACAGAGCAGCTCATGGCCAAAATCAACTAA